GCCGGGACCTCCGAGCCGTCGGCCCGTGCGCGGATGCTCACCGCCCGGTGGCGCGGCTCCGCGCCCGAACCGCAGCCCTGGCGTTCGGACGAGCCGCCTGCGGGCTGGTTCTGGAGCCGGGCCCGGGCACGGCGCCGCAGCGGCCGGCGCTGGTGGCGCCGGTGGCGCGGGTCTTGAGACGGTCCGCACGGATATTCGGTGGCATCGGAGGGTGCGTACCGGGCACAGTGGGCGATGCCGCCGCCGGATGTGCGGGGGCACAACAGGGCCACGATGTCCGAGACCGGGGAGGGGCGCGGCGATGACCGAGAGTACGAGTCCGTCGAGCTCCCTGCAGGGCAGCGCACGGCAGGCTTCGGAGTAATCATCGGACTCCGTGGAGCCGCCGGAAGACTGCCCGGGCGGCCGCTTCGAGCGCGCATCCGCGCGGGCCGCCCTCCCGGAGGATTGGCCGAGTGGTAAGGCACCGGCTTGCTAAGCCGTGGTCGGGGTCGACCCCCGCGCGCGTTCGATCCGCGCATCCTCCGCCATGGGTACGCGTCTGCGGACGCGTACCCGGAGTCCCGTGACGGGCCATGGGTCCGGCGGCCCGACGCCGCACACGACCGACCCGCCGGGGACGTTCCGGAACGAGCGGCAGCTCCGCATCGGACGGGAGGTCCGCACGCCGGCCCCGGGGGCGTGAGCGCAGTGGGCTGCGCCGACGACCGACAGCGCCGCGTGGGGGCACTCCCCCGTGCCCGGAGGGCCATTGGGGGAGTGCATGCCGGACGTCCCGGCCGGACGGGACTTTCGAACGCGCCCTAACGCCCCAGCAGTTCCTCCAGCACCTGTGCGATGCCGTCGTGCTCGTTCGACGCCGTGATCTCGTGTGCCACGGCCTTCAGTTCGTCGTGGGCGTTGGCCATCGCGACACCGTGCGCGGCCCAGCCGAACATGGGGATGTCGTTGGGCATGTCGCCGAAGGCGATCGTCTGGGTGGACTTCACGCCCAGCCGGCGGGCGGCCAGCGACAGGCCGGTGGCCTTGCTCAGGCCGAGGGGGAGGATCTCGACGATGTCCTCGCCGGCCATCACCACGTCCACCAGACCGCCGACCGTCGAGCGCGCGACGCGGGTCAGCTCGTCGTCGTCGAGGGCCGGATGCTGGATGTAGAGCTTGTTCAGCGGAGCCGCCAACAGCTCGGCCGGGTCGTCGAAGACCACGACCGGGAGCGGACCCTCCTGGAACCGGTAGCCGGGGCTGACGACCACCTTCCCGTCCAGGCCGTCGCGGCTCGCCGCCAGGGCGAGCGGACCGACCTCCGCCTCCAGCTTGGCGAGGGCGAGGCCGGCCAGCCGGCGGTCCAGCGTCACCGAGGTGAGCAGCTTGTCCTCACCCGCGTGGTACACCTGTGCGCCCTGTCCGCAGACCGCGAGGCCCTGGTAGCCCAGGTCCTCGAGGATGTGCCGGGTCCAGGGGACGGCCCGTCCGGTGACGACGATGTGGGCGGCGCCCGCCGCCGTGGCGGCGGCGAGCGCGTCGCGCGTGCGCTGCGAGACGCTCTCGTCGGAGCGCAGCAGGGTCCCGTCGAGATCCGTGGCGATCAGGCGGTACGGAAAGCTCACTTGGCGACCGGTTCCAGGACCTCACGGCCGCCGAGGTAGGGCCGCAGGACCTCCGGCACCCGCACCGAGCCGTCGGCCAGCTGGTGGTTCTCCAGGATCGCGACGATCGTGCGCGGCACGGCGCACAGCGTGCCGTTCAGCGTCGCGAGCGGCTTGACCTGCTTGCCGTCGCGCATGCGGACCGACAGCCGGCGGGCCTGGAAACCGTCGCAGTTCGACGCCGAGGTGAGTTCGCGGTACTTCCCCTGGGTCGGGATCCACGCCTCGCAGTCGTACTTGCGGGAAGCCGAGGCCCCCAGGTCGCCGGTGGCCACGTCGATCACCTGGAACGGCAGCTCCAGGCCGGTCAGCCACTGCTTCTCCCACTCCAGGAGCCGCTTGTGCTCGTTCTCGGCGTCGTCCGGGTGGACGTAGGAGAACATCTCGACCTTGTCGAACTGGTGGACGCGGAAGATGCCGCGGGTGTCCTTGCCGTAGGTGCCGGCCTCCCGGCGGAAGCAGGGCGAGAAGCCCGCGTACCGCAGGGGCAGCTTGTCGGCGTCGAGGATCTCGTCCATGTGGTACGCCGCGAGCGGGACCTCGGACGTGCCGACGAGATAGAAGTCGTCCTTCTCGAGGTGGTAGACGTTCTCCGAGGCCTGGCCGAGGAAGCCCGTGCCCTCCATGGCACGCGGGCGGACCAGCGCCGGGGTCAGCATCGGCGTGAAGCCCGCCTCGGTGGCCTGCGCCATGGCGGCGTTGACGAGGGCGAGCTCCAGCAGGGCACCGACGCCCGTCAGGTAGTAGAAGCGGGAGCCGGACACCTTCGCGCCGCGCTCGACGTCGATGGCTCCCAGCGCCTCGCCGAGCTCCAGGTGGTCCTTGGGCTGGAAGCCCTCGGCGCCGAAGTCGCGGACGGTGCCGTGCGTCTCCAGGACCACGAAGTCCTCCTCGCCGCCGACCGGGACGTCCGGGTGGACCAGGTTGCCCAGCCCGAGCAGCAGTCGGCGGGCCTCTTCCTCGGCCTCGTTCTGCTCCGCCTCGGCGGCCTTGACGTCGGACTTGAGCTGCTCGGCCTTCTTCAGCAGCTCGGCGCGCTCGTCCGGGGACGCCTTGGGGATGAGCTTGCCGAGCGACTTCTGCTCGGAGCGGAGTTCGTCGAAGCGGACGCCGGACGACCTGCGCCGCTCGTCGGCGGAGAGCAGGGCGTCGACGAGTTCGACGTCCTCTCCACGGGCGCGCTGGGAGGCGCGAACACGGTCGGGGTCCTCACGGAGCAGGCGAAGGTCAATCACCCCACCAGGCTACCGGTGTGTGCTCCCGGCACCCCAGTTGATATTGGTTGCGTGTCAGTTTGACCGAATTGCCGGAATTGAGGAAAGGGTCGGTGAATCCCGCGCATGGTCCGCGGGCGCCTCGGCGCCGGCTGCCGAAAAGGGGTGAATGCCGCTCCGTCCCGACGGTTGTCCGCTGCGGACCGTGGAACCCCGGGCCGTTGTCCACAGGGGAGGGAGGGGGCGCGTGAGTTATCCACAGGCTGTGGGAGGGGGCTGTGGATTGCGGAATTGATCATTCCGAAAGTCGGCAGAAGGTCCGGGGATTGCGTCTCCGAGCATGGCTCACGCACTCGTTCGAGTGGGAATTCCCCGCACTTCTTCGCCCCAAAGAGTTGATCAAAGGAATTGGGCTGACATGGGCATTCGATGTGTGCTGTGGAAGTAGCCGGGGTGA
The genomic region above belongs to Streptomyces marianii and contains:
- a CDS encoding HAD family hydrolase, which translates into the protein MSFPYRLIATDLDGTLLRSDESVSQRTRDALAAATAAGAAHIVVTGRAVPWTRHILEDLGYQGLAVCGQGAQVYHAGEDKLLTSVTLDRRLAGLALAKLEAEVGPLALAASRDGLDGKVVVSPGYRFQEGPLPVVVFDDPAELLAAPLNKLYIQHPALDDDELTRVARSTVGGLVDVVMAGEDIVEILPLGLSKATGLSLAARRLGVKSTQTIAFGDMPNDIPMFGWAAHGVAMANAHDELKAVAHEITASNEHDGIAQVLEELLGR
- the serS gene encoding serine--tRNA ligase, with protein sequence MIDLRLLREDPDRVRASQRARGEDVELVDALLSADERRRSSGVRFDELRSEQKSLGKLIPKASPDERAELLKKAEQLKSDVKAAEAEQNEAEEEARRLLLGLGNLVHPDVPVGGEEDFVVLETHGTVRDFGAEGFQPKDHLELGEALGAIDVERGAKVSGSRFYYLTGVGALLELALVNAAMAQATEAGFTPMLTPALVRPRAMEGTGFLGQASENVYHLEKDDFYLVGTSEVPLAAYHMDEILDADKLPLRYAGFSPCFRREAGTYGKDTRGIFRVHQFDKVEMFSYVHPDDAENEHKRLLEWEKQWLTGLELPFQVIDVATGDLGASASRKYDCEAWIPTQGKYRELTSASNCDGFQARRLSVRMRDGKQVKPLATLNGTLCAVPRTIVAILENHQLADGSVRVPEVLRPYLGGREVLEPVAK